One genomic segment of Marinitoga piezophila KA3 includes these proteins:
- the cobS gene encoding adenosylcobinamide-GDP ribazoletransferase produces the protein MKDIMKGIILIITFFTRIPIKYEFEFSEKYFKKGIIFFPIIGLFIGELMFLILKLSNYIDRNIVIFFTWIFYIWITGGIHLDGVADSFDGLFSNRKKERILEIMKDSRIGTFGVIGLLIVLGFEILMSYYSTYSVIIMPMVSRSVLIFISSITIYAGKKDGLGNIFIDNCNLKKSIISFLMVILVAVFLNIKLIFAVIGTYIFSFVILKYIEKRINGITGDIAGLIIESSQGIYLFLSYIILLGVN, from the coding sequence ATGAAAGATATTATGAAAGGGATAATTCTTATAATAACCTTTTTTACAAGAATACCAATAAAATATGAATTTGAATTTTCTGAAAAGTACTTTAAAAAGGGAATAATATTTTTTCCAATTATAGGATTATTTATAGGAGAACTTATGTTTTTAATATTGAAATTATCCAATTATATTGATAGAAATATAGTGATATTTTTTACATGGATTTTTTATATATGGATTACAGGTGGAATACATCTTGATGGTGTTGCAGATAGTTTTGATGGGTTGTTTAGCAATAGAAAAAAAGAAAGAATTCTTGAAATTATGAAAGACAGTAGAATAGGAACATTTGGAGTGATTGGGCTATTAATTGTTTTGGGATTTGAAATCCTTATGAGTTATTATTCAACATATTCTGTAATTATAATGCCTATGGTTAGTAGAAGTGTGCTTATATTTATATCCTCAATAACAATATATGCAGGTAAAAAGGATGGATTAGGAAATATTTTTATAGACAATTGTAATTTAAAAAAATCCATAATTTCATTTTTAATGGTAATTTTAGTAGCTGTTTTCTTAAACATAAAATTAATTTTTGCCGTTATAGGAACATACATATTTTCGTTTGTGATTTTAAAGTATATTGAAAAAAGAATAAACGGAATAACAGGAGATATAGCCGGGTTAATTATAGAATCATCTCAAGGAATATATTTATTTTTATCATATATAATTTTATTAGGAGTAAATTAA
- the rpsB gene encoding 30S ribosomal protein S2, protein MAVISMKQLLEAGVHFGHRTRRWNPKMKPYIFTERKGIYIIDLQKSLKAVEEAYEFVRDQAAEGKVIMFVGTKKQAQQIIAEEAKRAGAYYVNNRWLGGLLTNFPTIKKRIKKLEELDEFVNSEEFEKLPKKEQSKIKKTYEKLDKNLGGLRGMKRIPDLLFLIDPRKEQIAVAEANMLGIPIIALVDTNCDPDPIDIVIPGNDDAIRAIKLISSKIADAYIEGREGRMGEEAAAEAAEEEVVDAVEEVTKAKVEAEEKYGDVVEEEE, encoded by the coding sequence ATGGCAGTTATTAGCATGAAACAGTTATTAGAAGCAGGTGTTCACTTCGGTCACAGAACAAGAAGATGGAATCCTAAAATGAAACCTTATATTTTCACAGAAAGAAAAGGCATTTACATCATTGACTTACAAAAATCATTAAAGGCTGTAGAAGAAGCTTACGAATTTGTAAGAGATCAAGCAGCAGAAGGTAAGGTTATTATGTTCGTTGGTACAAAGAAACAGGCACAGCAAATTATTGCTGAAGAAGCAAAAAGAGCAGGAGCATACTACGTAAATAACAGATGGTTAGGGGGGTTATTAACAAACTTCCCAACAATCAAAAAGAGAATTAAAAAATTAGAAGAATTAGATGAATTTGTAAATTCAGAAGAATTTGAAAAATTACCTAAAAAAGAACAGAGTAAAATCAAGAAAACATACGAAAAACTTGACAAAAACCTTGGTGGTTTAAGAGGAATGAAAAGAATTCCTGACTTATTATTCTTAATCGATCCAAGAAAGGAACAAATTGCAGTTGCTGAAGCAAATATGTTAGGTATTCCTATCATTGCTTTAGTTGATACAAACTGTGATCCTGATCCAATAGATATAGTAATTCCAGGAAACGATGATGCAATTAGAGCAATAAAATTAATTTCTTCAAAAATTGCAGATGCATACATCGAAGGAAGAGAAGGAAGAATGGGAGAAGAAGCTGCAGCAGAAGCAGCAGAAGAAGAAGTTGTAGATGCAGTAGAAGAAGTAACAAAAGCTAAAGTAGAAGCAGAAGAAAAATACGGAGATGTTGTTGAAGAAGAAGAGTAA
- the rsfS gene encoding ribosome silencing factor, with amino-acid sequence MKIKSEEEIFELAKKIYKVIDEKDGINIKVLDMKNSPLLVDYFIIATGNSETHLNAIKEAVVEEFKKNDHQLLYYDRDRITDWIIVDGGSIVVHLFSEKAREFYDLEGLWVESERIKID; translated from the coding sequence GTGAAGATAAAATCAGAAGAGGAAATTTTTGAATTGGCAAAAAAAATATATAAAGTAATTGATGAAAAAGACGGAATAAATATAAAAGTATTGGATATGAAAAACAGCCCTCTTCTTGTTGATTACTTTATAATTGCAACAGGAAATTCAGAAACACATTTAAATGCAATAAAAGAAGCTGTTGTTGAAGAGTTTAAGAAAAATGATCATCAATTATTATATTACGATAGAGATAGAATAACAGATTGGATTATAGTTGATGGCGGTAGCATAGTTGTTCATTTATTTAGTGAAAAAGCAAGAGAATTTTATGATTTAGAAGGATTATGGGTGGAATCAGAAAGAATTAAAATAGATTAA
- the glmS gene encoding glutamine--fructose-6-phosphate transaminase (isomerizing) has protein sequence MCGIVGLVGKKEAKVKDIINGLQKLEYRGYDSAGIAFSNNGKVELVKKTGKIENLRKELNSQLEKEINIGIAHTRWATHGGVTDENAHPHTDCTGKISLVHNGIIENFQELREELKEKGHKFKSETDTEVIAHLVEEYYEGDLFEAVLKAIKRLDGAYAIGVIHAEEKKIVSVRKGSPLVVAHNENYSLLASDVTPILKYTKDVYFMNDNEMAVLEPGKIEFYNVNGEKIEKEPVHIDWDEAAAEKGGYEHFMLKEIFEQPEALKSAIAGRIKNGKPIISEIKELEEFIKKDLKKIFIVACGTSYHAGLAFKYFMNRYSKIDVDIEVASEFRYMNPHVNENTLVIAISQSGETIDTLEGIRIAKEKGSKVVTISNVFGSTIPRESHGAIYMNTGPEIGVAATKTYTAQIAILYALGAKIIEITEGLTEEIEKILSDIEKMPEIYEEVLKNAEKVKELSREYVNYQHMMYIGRGFGYPTALEGALKLKEISYIHAAGYQAGELKHGPIALLDEQFPVFAIIPKDSLYEKMKSNLMESRARNANIIAITTEGNDEIKELTNEYLFVPEAEEALYPLVIAPIIQLFSYYVAVLRKLDPDKPRNLAKSVTVE, from the coding sequence ATGTGTGGAATTGTGGGACTTGTAGGGAAAAAAGAAGCAAAAGTAAAGGATATAATAAATGGATTACAAAAATTAGAATATAGAGGATATGATTCTGCAGGAATAGCATTTTCAAATAATGGGAAGGTAGAGCTTGTTAAAAAAACAGGGAAAATAGAAAATCTAAGAAAAGAATTAAACTCTCAATTAGAAAAAGAAATAAATATAGGTATCGCACATACAAGGTGGGCTACGCATGGAGGAGTAACAGATGAAAATGCACATCCACATACAGATTGTACAGGAAAAATTTCATTGGTTCATAATGGAATAATAGAAAACTTTCAGGAATTAAGGGAAGAATTAAAAGAAAAAGGACATAAATTTAAATCAGAAACAGATACAGAAGTAATAGCGCATTTAGTCGAAGAATATTATGAGGGAGATTTATTTGAAGCGGTATTAAAAGCAATAAAAAGATTAGATGGGGCATATGCCATAGGAGTAATACATGCTGAAGAAAAGAAAATAGTATCAGTTAGAAAAGGAAGTCCGTTAGTAGTTGCACATAATGAAAATTATTCATTATTGGCATCAGACGTGACACCAATATTAAAATATACAAAAGACGTATATTTTATGAATGACAATGAAATGGCGGTATTAGAACCAGGAAAGATAGAATTTTATAACGTAAATGGTGAAAAAATAGAAAAGGAACCTGTACACATAGATTGGGATGAAGCAGCAGCAGAAAAAGGCGGATACGAACACTTTATGTTAAAAGAAATATTTGAACAACCAGAAGCATTAAAATCGGCAATAGCTGGAAGGATAAAAAATGGGAAACCAATAATATCAGAAATAAAAGAATTAGAAGAATTCATAAAAAAAGATTTAAAAAAGATATTCATAGTAGCCTGTGGGACAAGTTATCATGCAGGATTAGCATTTAAATACTTCATGAACAGATATTCAAAAATAGACGTGGATATAGAAGTAGCCTCAGAATTCAGGTACATGAATCCACATGTAAATGAAAATACATTAGTAATAGCAATATCCCAATCAGGAGAAACAATAGATACACTAGAAGGGATAAGAATAGCAAAAGAAAAAGGAAGTAAAGTAGTAACAATAAGCAATGTATTTGGATCAACAATACCAAGGGAATCACATGGTGCAATATACATGAATACTGGACCAGAAATAGGAGTAGCAGCAACAAAGACATATACAGCACAAATAGCAATATTATATGCATTGGGTGCAAAAATAATAGAAATAACAGAAGGATTAACAGAAGAAATAGAAAAAATATTATCAGATATAGAAAAAATGCCAGAAATATATGAAGAAGTATTAAAAAATGCAGAAAAAGTAAAAGAACTATCAAGAGAATATGTAAATTATCAGCACATGATGTATATAGGAAGAGGATTTGGATATCCAACAGCATTAGAAGGAGCGTTAAAACTCAAAGAAATCAGTTATATACATGCAGCGGGATATCAGGCAGGAGAATTAAAACATGGACCAATAGCATTATTAGATGAACAATTTCCAGTATTTGCAATAATACCCAAAGACTCATTATATGAAAAAATGAAATCAAACTTAATGGAATCAAGAGCAAGAAACGCAAATATAATAGCAATAACAACAGAAGGAAACGACGAAATAAAAGAACTTACAAATGAATATCTATTTGTACCAGAAGCAGAAGAAGCGTTATATCCATTAGTAATAGCGCCGATTATACAGTTATTCTCATATTATGTAGCAGTATTAAGGAAGTTAGATCCTGATAAACCAAGAAACCTTGCCAAAAGTGTTACAGTAGAGTAA
- a CDS encoding AIR synthase related protein yields the protein MKIKKFRDLTIIDMENKKLVIACDSSGAVGDKEFDIVKTEPEIVGYYATHVAMAEIISYGAKPIVVVNTLSVEMNNTGKKIINGIKKLLKEINIEENIITGSTEENFPTVQTGIGVTIIGITNKGIEFVSNKNDYCVAIGIPRVGEEVLKSRDIVTIKDILKIRNLEFVHEMIPVGSKGITHEIKEIEKSGKYKFVFNKNIKIDLSKSAGPSTCVLVTLKKENIPELKKAISLPVVEIGKLV from the coding sequence ATGAAAATAAAAAAATTTAGAGATTTAACTATTATTGATATGGAAAATAAAAAACTTGTAATAGCCTGCGATTCTTCAGGGGCAGTAGGTGATAAAGAATTTGATATAGTAAAAACAGAACCTGAAATAGTTGGATATTATGCTACTCATGTTGCAATGGCTGAAATTATTTCTTATGGTGCTAAACCAATAGTTGTAGTTAATACTCTTTCTGTTGAAATGAATAATACAGGAAAAAAGATTATAAATGGAATAAAAAAATTATTAAAGGAAATAAATATTGAAGAAAATATTATAACAGGCAGTACCGAAGAAAATTTTCCTACCGTTCAAACCGGAATAGGTGTGACAATTATAGGAATTACCAATAAAGGTATAGAATTTGTATCAAATAAAAATGATTATTGTGTTGCAATTGGAATTCCGCGTGTTGGAGAAGAAGTGCTAAAAAGTAGGGATATTGTGACAATCAAAGATATATTAAAAATAAGAAATCTGGAATTTGTGCATGAGATGATACCAGTTGGTTCAAAAGGAATAACTCATGAAATAAAGGAAATTGAAAAATCAGGGAAATACAAATTTGTTTTTAATAAAAACATAAAAATAGATTTATCAAAAAGCGCAGGACCTTCGACATGTGTGCTGGTTACATTAAAAAAAGAAAATATTCCAGAATTAAAAAAAGCTATAAGTCTTCCAGTTGTTGAAATAGGAAAGTTAGTGTAA
- the cobC gene encoding alpha-ribazole phosphatase, whose translation MKLLLLRHPETVANIKGIFNGWKDYPLTEKGKLQMKNIVKELEKIPVDRVFTSPLPRAYNLAKIIAEQKKIKVRVYEELKEINFGKFEGKTFQEIEKEFPDECKQWLDNYKTFKFPEGESFEDFNERISYFLKSIEKGANKTYLIVTHLGVIRVILTKIYNWDIDKMWEIQCENGKYIEVNIK comes from the coding sequence ATGAAATTATTATTGCTAAGACATCCAGAAACAGTAGCAAATATAAAAGGTATATTTAATGGTTGGAAAGATTATCCATTAACTGAAAAAGGGAAATTACAGATGAAAAATATAGTAAAAGAATTGGAAAAAATACCTGTTGATAGGGTATTTACCAGCCCATTGCCAAGAGCATATAATCTTGCAAAAATAATTGCTGAACAGAAGAAAATTAAAGTGAGAGTATATGAAGAATTAAAAGAAATTAATTTTGGAAAGTTTGAAGGAAAAACCTTCCAGGAAATAGAAAAAGAATTTCCTGATGAATGTAAACAATGGTTGGATAATTATAAGACCTTTAAATTTCCTGAAGGTGAGAGTTTTGAAGATTTTAATGAAAGAATTTCTTATTTCCTGAAAAGCATCGAAAAAGGTGCAAATAAGACATATCTAATAGTTACTCATCTTGGTGTAATTAGAGTAATATTAACAAAAATATATAATTGGGATATTGATAAAATGTGGGAGATACAATGTGAAAATGGAAAATATATAGAGGTGAATATAAAATGA
- the cobU gene encoding bifunctional adenosylcobinamide kinase/adenosylcobinamide-phosphate guanylyltransferase: protein MAKIILITGGARSGKSTFAQEIISKKYKNILYIATAIPFDAGMKDRIKKHQEMRSKTWKTIEQYKNFENIERKPEFLNANGIIFECITLMITNILMDEKIDFENIDYKKLENIEEKIIKEVEVILDLVRKYNKYIVIVTNEVGMGIVPAYMSGNIFRDIAGRVNQYIAKRADEVYITISGIPLKLK, encoded by the coding sequence ATGGCCAAAATTATTTTAATTACAGGCGGAGCTCGTAGTGGAAAAAGTACATTTGCGCAGGAAATAATAAGCAAAAAATATAAAAATATCTTATATATAGCCACTGCAATACCTTTTGATGCAGGAATGAAAGATAGAATAAAAAAACATCAGGAAATGAGGTCAAAAACATGGAAAACAATAGAACAATACAAAAACTTTGAAAATATTGAGAGAAAACCAGAATTCTTAAATGCAAATGGGATTATTTTTGAATGCATTACTCTAATGATAACCAATATTTTAATGGATGAAAAGATAGATTTTGAAAACATTGACTATAAAAAGCTTGAAAATATAGAAGAAAAGATTATAAAAGAAGTTGAGGTTATATTGGATTTAGTGAGAAAATATAATAAATATATAGTAATAGTAACAAATGAAGTGGGAATGGGTATAGTCCCGGCATATATGTCTGGAAATATTTTCAGAGATATTGCAGGAAGAGTGAATCAATATATAGCCAAAAGAGCAGATGAAGTATATATCACTATTTCAGGTATACCACTTAAATTAAAATAG